In Chlorocebus sabaeus isolate Y175 chromosome 5, mChlSab1.0.hap1, whole genome shotgun sequence, one genomic interval encodes:
- the DNAAF8 gene encoding dynein axonemal assembly factor 8 gives MASNDEGMAPSLGSPWASQTGPWDAILKAVKDQLPSLDSDSSLSDYGEEELFIFQRNQTALIPDLSEELAEDPADGDKSRTWAAAAEESLPEVCGTQKSVRLCVCNPVLVPAELATEPGNRRNTRTKDAPSQEGRDPGRPFESSGEVSALLGMAEETPRWLDSDLGSLSFNTKGSQGPPWDPQAEASLSRHEGDPKAEPTSQESVNRRALRQERRKMIEKDILQKVTRDACVPASSDQGGVKEAPCHAVESAARSKMPLAEPPEGPPVLSLQQLEAWDLDYILQSLAGQEDNQRNRAPGTVWWAADCRQVQDRRVPSTDDRLMEQLALLCTMQSRASACAWKVPADTPQDTEEAGAGSRCSSRKPGSEAGPGPQLAQGMRLNTEPPTIFIDLRQTVPPDHLSPESSSHSSSDSEEEEEEVEMAALGDAEGASPSSLGLRSCTGKSQLLQQLRAFRKGIAQPKLPANKGPGGGRAQAPEDTAGSGTVRKQHMKLCAKGQSAQARLPRGRPRALGDAPEPGAAREALMPPLDQL, from the exons ATGGCATCCAACGACGAAGGTATGGCACCCTCGCTGGGCtctccctgggcctcccagacGGGGCCCTGGGACGCCATCCTCAAGGCTGTCAAAGATCAGCTCCCGTCTCTGGACTCAGACTCCTCCTTG TCGGACTATGGGGAAGAGGAGCTGTTCATCTTCCAGCGAAACCAAACCGCCCTGATTCCAGACCTATCAGAGGAGCTGGCTGAAGATCCTGCCGATGGCGACAAGTCCAGGACCTGGGCCGCTGCAGCTGAAGAATCCCTTCCCGAGGTCTGTGGGACACAGAAGagtgtgcgcctgtgtgtgtgcaAT CCAGTTCTGGTGCCTGCAGAATTGGCCACAGAACCTGGGAACAGACGGAACACAAGGACAAAGGATGCACCCTCTCAGGAAGGAAGAGACCCTGGCAGGCCTTTTGAAAGCTCTGGTGAGGTCAGCGCTCTTCTTGGGATGGCCGAGGAGACCCCCAGGTGGCTGGACAGCGACCTTGGAAGCCTGTCTTTCAACACCAAAGGATCCCAGGGTCCTCCCTGGGACCCACAGGCCGAAGCCAGTCTCTCCCGCCATGAAGGAGACCCGAAGGCAGAGCCCACCTCACAAGAATCTGTGAACCGCCGGGCCCTCCgacaggagagaaggaaaatgatagaGAAGGACATCCTCCAGAAAGTCACCCGGGATGCCTGCGTCCCGGCCAGCAGTGACCAAGGCGGGGTGAAGGAGGCGCCCTGCCACGCTGTGGAGTCAGCTGCCAGATCCAAAATGCCCCTTGCGGAGCCTCCGGAGGGACCACCAGTGCTCTCGCTCCAG CAACTTGAAGCGTGGGATTTGGATTACATCCTTCAGAGTCTGGCGGGGCAAGAAGACAACCAGAGAAATCGTGCACCTGGAACTGTGTGGTGGGCAGCCGACTGCCGCCAAGTTCAAG ACCGCAGGGTACCGAGCACCGACGACAGGCTCATGGAACAGCTGGCCCTCCTGTGCACCATGCAGTCCAGGGCCTCTGCTTGTGCCTGGAAGGTGCCTGCCGACACCCCCCAGGACACcgaggaggcaggggcaggaagcAG ATGTTCCTCGAGGAAGCCGGGCTCTGAGGCCGGGCCAGGCCCGCAGCTGGCCCAGGGCATGAGGCTTAACACAGAGCCCCCCACCATCTTCATTGACCTGCGGCAGACGGTGCCACCAGACCACCTGTCCCCAGAAAG CTCCAGCCACAGCTCCTCTGAcagcgaggaggaggaggaggaagtggagatGGCAGCTCTGGGAGACGCAGAGGGGGCATCTCCTTCCTCCCTGGGGCTACG GAGCTGTACCGGGAAGAGCCAGCTTCTCCAGCAGCTCAGGGCCTTTCGGAAGGGGATAGCCCAGCCCAAGCTGCCCGCCAACAAGGGGCCTGGTGGTGGGAGGGCTCAGGCCCCTGAAGACACAGCTGGATCAGGAACTGTGAGGAAGCAACACATGAAGCTCTGCGCCAAGGGGCAGAGCGCCCAGGCCCGACTCCCAAGaggcaggcccagggccctggggGATGCTCCTGAGCCAGGGGCAGCCAGGGAGGCCCTGATGCCTCCCTTGGACCAACTGTAG